GGCTCAGCCGCGGTAGACGCCCTTGAAGGACTTCTCGGCCTCGCGGCGGAGGTCCTTCTTCTTCATGGAGTCGCGGCGGTCGGCGCCGGTCTTGCCCTTGGCGAGGCCCAGGGAGACCTTGGCCCAGCCGTTCTTGAAGTAGACCTCGAGAGGGATCAAGGTGAGGCCCTTGGTGGTCAGCTTGCCGGTGATCTTCCGGATCTCGGCTCCGTGCAGGAGGAGCTTGCGGTTGCGGCGGGTGTCGAGGGGCTCGGTCAAGGTGGTGGCGAAGACGTACGGGGGGATGTAGAAATTGTGGAG
The nucleotide sequence above comes from Elusimicrobiota bacterium. Encoded proteins:
- the smpB gene encoding SsrA-binding protein SmpB, whose amino-acid sequence is MSRKDNKDERKIVATNRKARQFYEILDVLEAGLQLAGPEVKALRGGNASLDGCYARPNEKGELFLHNFYIPPYVFATTLTEPLDTRRNRKLLLHGAEIRKITGKLTTKGLTLIPLEVYFKNGWAKVSLGLAKGKTGADRRDSMKKKDLRREAEKSFKGVYRG